In one Aptenodytes patagonicus unplaced genomic scaffold, bAptPat1.pri.cur scaffold_562, whole genome shotgun sequence genomic region, the following are encoded:
- the LOC143173979 gene encoding olfactory receptor 14C36-like — protein MDSADAQQDQMSNGSSITQFLLLAFADSRELQLLTFWLFLGIYLAALLGNGLIITAVACDHRLHTPMYFFLLNLSVLDLGSISTTLPKAMANSLWDNRAISYKGCAAQLFLFVFFISAEYFLLTVMAYDRYVAICKPLHYGTLLGSRACAHMAAAAWGSGFLHALLHTANTFSLPLCRGNALDQFFCEIPHILKLSCSDSYLREVGLIVVSACLGLGCFVFLVVSYVQIFRAVLRIPSEQGRHKAFSTCLPHLAVVSLFLSTAMFANLKPPSISSPSLDLVVSFLYSVVPPAVNPLIYSMRNQELRDALWKLAQWTLFQ, from the coding sequence atggACAGTGCTGATGCCCAGCAGGACCAGATGTCCAatggcagctccatcacccagttcctcctcctggcattcgcAGACTCACGGGAGCTGCAGCtgttgaccttctggctcttcctgggcatctacctggctgccctcctgggcaacggcctcatcatcaccgccgtagcctgcgaccaccgcctccacacccccatgtacttcttcctcctcaacctctccGTCcttgacctgggctccatctccaccactctgcccaaagccatggccaattccctctgggacaacagggccatctcctacaaagggtgtgctgcccagctctttttatttgtcttttttatctcagctgagtatttccttctcaccgtcatggcctacgaccgctacgttgccatctgcaaacccctgcactacgggaccctgctgggcagcagagcttgtgcccacatggcagcagctgcctggggcagtgggtttctccatgctctgctgcacacggccaatacattttcactcccactctgccgaggcaatgccctggaccagttcttctgtgaaatcccccacatcctcaagctctcctgctcagactcctacctcagggaggttgggcttattgtggttagtgcctgtttaggtttggggtgttttgttttccttgtggtgtcctatgtgcagatcttcagggccgtgctgaggatcccctcggagcagggacggcacaaagccttttccacgtgcctccctcacctggccgtggtctccctgtttctcagcactgccatGTTTGCcaacctgaagcccccctccatctcctccccatccctggacctggtggtgtcgtttctgtactcggtggtgcctccagcagtgaaccccctcatctacagcatgaggaaccagGAGCTCAGAGATGCTTTATGGAAACTGGCCCAGTGGACGCTGTTTCAGTGA